The Bradyrhizobium oligotrophicum S58 genome contains the following window.
TCTGCATCTGAAGGCAGGCAAGCGCGTGCGGCTGGAGACACCCGGAGGCGGCGGCTGGGGTCCGCCGGAGGCGCGGCCCGTCGCCGCTGTCGCGCATGACGTCGCGCTCGGTTTCGTCTCGCCGGCAAAGGCGCGCGAGGTCTACAAAGTCGCAGTGGCGGCTGACGGCGCGGTCGATGAAGCCGCGACGCGCAGCTTGCGCGCAGGAGGTGCGGCATGAGCAGGCTCGGCACCATCGTCGGCGTCGATGTCGGCGGCACCTTCACCGATCTGTTCTATTTCGACGAGGCGAAGCGGACCTTCCGCACCAACAAGGTGCCGTCGAACCGCGGCGACGAAGCGACAGGCTTCCTCGAAGGACTGCAAGGTTTCGGGGCGGTGTCGCATCTCACCTCGATCGTGCACGGCACCACCGTTGGCACCAACGCACTCCTGGAGCGCAAGGGCGCGCGCATCGGCCTGATCACCACGCGGGGTTTTCGCGACGTGCTGGAGATGCGCCGCCGCGACCGCCGCAACACCTGGGGCCTGTGGGGCGACTTCGTGCCCGTGGTCGAGCGTGACATGCGCGCCGAGGTCGACGAGCGTGTGCTCTCCGACGGCACCATCCGCACCGCCGTCGATGTCGCACAGGTCAGAGCGACCGCGCAGGAGTTGCTGGCCAAAGGCGCGCAGGCGCTCGCCATCGTGTTCGTCAACGCTTTCGCCAATCCCGACAATGAGCGGCGCGCGCTCGAAGCGGTGCAGTCGATCTGGCCGAACGACAACGTTGCCTGCTCCAGCCAGATCCTGCCTGAAATACGCGAGTTCGAGCGGACCTCGACGACGGCGCTGAACGCCTATCTGCAGCCGGTGGTCGGCTCCTATCTGCAGAAGCTGCAGAACGCGCTGGCGGGCGAGGCGTTCGACGGCCGCTTCCACATCGTGCAGTCCAATGGCGGCGTGATGTCCACCGACGCGGCACGGCGCTTCCCGATCCGCACCGCGCTATCGGGGCCTGCGGCCGGCGTGATCGCCGCGGCGGAGATTGCGAAAGCAGCGGGCTTCCCCAACGTCATCACCGGCGACCTCGGCGGCACCTCGTTCGACGTGTCGCTGGTGGTTGACGGCGCGACGTCGCTGGCGGCGCAGACTACAATCGATTTCGGCCTCGTCGTGCGCACGCCGATGATCGAGATCACCACCATCGGCGCCGGTGGCGGCTCGATCGCCCATGTCGATGCCGGCGGCCTGCTGCAGGTCGGCCCGGAGAGCGCGGGCTCGCGTCCCGGTCCGGTCTGCTATGGCGGCGGCAACGAGCGGCCGACGCTGACCGATGCCAATGTCGTGCTCGGCCGCATCAATGCTGGCAGGCCGATCGGCGGCAAGCTGAAGGCCCTCGATGTCGAGGCTGCCAAGCGCGCCATCGCCAAGCATGTCGGCGAACCGCTTCGGCTCGGCGTGATGGAGGCGGCGGAAGCGATCGTGCGCATCGCCGACAGCAAGATGGCCGGCGCCATCCGGCTGATGTCGATCGAGCGCGGCCATGATCCGGCGCGTTTCGCGGCGGTGCCGTTCGGCGGCGGCGGCGCGCTGCACGTCTCGGCGCTGATCAAGGATGTCGGGCTCAAGGCGGCGCTGGTGCCGCGCTATCCCG
Protein-coding sequences here:
- a CDS encoding hydantoinase/oxoprolinase family protein, giving the protein MSRLGTIVGVDVGGTFTDLFYFDEAKRTFRTNKVPSNRGDEATGFLEGLQGFGAVSHLTSIVHGTTVGTNALLERKGARIGLITTRGFRDVLEMRRRDRRNTWGLWGDFVPVVERDMRAEVDERVLSDGTIRTAVDVAQVRATAQELLAKGAQALAIVFVNAFANPDNERRALEAVQSIWPNDNVACSSQILPEIREFERTSTTALNAYLQPVVGSYLQKLQNALAGEAFDGRFHIVQSNGGVMSTDAARRFPIRTALSGPAAGVIAAAEIAKAAGFPNVITGDLGGTSFDVSLVVDGATSLAAQTTIDFGLVVRTPMIEITTIGAGGGSIAHVDAGGLLQVGPESAGSRPGPVCYGGGNERPTLTDANVVLGRINAGRPIGGKLKALDVEAAKRAIAKHVGEPLRLGVMEAAEAIVRIADSKMAGAIRLMSIERGHDPARFAAVPFGGGGALHVSALIKDVGLKAALVPRYPGVTSALGCVIADIRHDQVQTLNMFVDGLDIAALMRWMLSEAEHAQGVVKDARLAIERVDTLFELDMHYVGQTHTIRATLPAEIRDGAIALTIDDVRRAFETAYQKSFSRLLPGVPIKIVNLRTAAIGVRPRFDLATLAPDATADLAKAKLGSRDVWFDGRWWDTAIYARLDLPVGSEIAGPAILEQPDATTVIAPGFNARVDKFGNVIVELI